The sequence GCGATGCGCTCGGCGCCGTCGTGCTCGAGCTGTGGGGCGAGACCAAGCAGTTTGATCTGGTGGCGAGCCGCAAGCTGACGCTCGCCGCGCAATCTTCCGGCGTCACCGGCCTCTTGCTGCGCATGGCCGCGCAGCCGCTGCCGTCGACCGCGGAGACCCGATGGATGCTGCGTGCGGCGCATTCGCCGCCGGGCACGGCATGGAGTGCCTGGGGCGCGCCGCGCTTCGATGCTGAACTCTTGCGCAATCGTCACGGCCCGTGCGGCCGGTGGATCATGGAATGGAATTGTGATGAGTGCCAGTTCAGTGAACCGTCGACGTATTCTCAGCCTGTGGCTGCCGCGCCTGCCCATCGACCGGATTCAGCGGTTCCTTGGCAGCGCCGGGCTGGGTAAAACCAATCATGCGCCCAGCATCGTCGTCATCAAGGACAACAATGCACTGGTGATCCATGCGCTGGACGAGGCCGCCGAGCGCCTCGGCCTCTATATCGGCCAACCGCTGGCCAACGCGCGGGCGATGTGCCCGGACCTGCGTGTGTTCGATGCCGATACCGTCGCCGATGCGAAGACGCTC comes from Bradyrhizobium sp. CCGE-LA001 and encodes:
- a CDS encoding ImuA family protein, which translates into the protein MSGARMSALATLRGQIERIETAEVVHQYDRVALGHGEADRVLKGGLARAAIHEVFCEGRQGAAATGFVSGLAGRVTARKPLLWVRQDFSEIETGALSMSGLAELGLDPRRVVMVRAADVESALRTSADALACDALGAVVLELWGETKQFDLVASRKLTLAAQSSGVTGLLLRMAAQPLPSTAETRWMLRAAHSPPGTAWSAWGAPRFDAELLRNRHGPCGRWIMEWNCDECQFSEPSTYSQPVAAAPAHRPDSAVPWQRRAG